The following are encoded in a window of Aerococcus sanguinicola genomic DNA:
- the serS gene encoding serine--tRNA ligase, whose translation MIDMRQLRNNFEETAQLLETRGVSREELGQVMALDEDRRKLLVQVEEQKKVRNQTSEEIAQLKRNKEDADDKIKAMQELGEEISKLDQEVKEVENKRHDILARIPNLPAEGVPVGEDEDDNEEIHRKGDLPDFDFTPKAHYEIGEDLGILDFAAGGKVAGSRFLYYRGMGAKLERALYNFMLDQHAKEGYIETITPYLANDQAMYGTGQFPKFTEDVFQIEHDDRDLTLIPTAEVTLTNYYAGDIIPGEELPIKFTAMSPCFRSEAGSAGRDTRGLIRLHQFHKVEMVKFAKPDQSFDELESMTQNAENILEMLKLPYRRIVLCTGDMGFSASKTYDIEVWIPAQDTYREISSCSNCVDFQARRAKIRYRDENGKPQLAHTLNGSGLAVGRTVAAVLENYQNADGSVTIPEVLVPYMGGVTKITKENALG comes from the coding sequence ATGATTGATATGCGTCAATTACGAAATAATTTTGAAGAAACAGCCCAATTGTTAGAGACTCGCGGGGTGAGCCGGGAAGAGTTGGGCCAAGTGATGGCTCTCGATGAAGACCGCCGTAAGCTCTTAGTCCAAGTTGAAGAACAGAAGAAAGTCCGCAATCAAACTTCTGAAGAAATTGCCCAGTTGAAGCGGAACAAAGAAGATGCAGATGACAAGATTAAGGCCATGCAGGAATTAGGCGAGGAAATCTCTAAGCTAGACCAAGAAGTCAAAGAGGTCGAAAACAAACGCCATGATATTTTAGCCCGCATTCCCAACCTGCCTGCAGAAGGTGTTCCAGTGGGGGAAGATGAAGACGATAATGAAGAAATCCACCGCAAAGGCGACCTGCCAGACTTTGACTTCACGCCTAAAGCCCACTACGAAATCGGTGAAGACTTAGGCATTCTTGATTTCGCAGCGGGGGGCAAGGTAGCTGGCTCACGTTTCCTCTACTATCGTGGGATGGGGGCTAAGCTGGAACGGGCCCTCTACAACTTCATGCTCGACCAACATGCTAAGGAAGGCTATATTGAAACCATCACCCCTTACCTGGCCAATGACCAAGCCATGTACGGGACTGGTCAGTTCCCTAAATTTACTGAAGATGTTTTCCAAATTGAACATGACGATCGCGACCTGACCTTGATCCCAACTGCCGAAGTGACCTTGACCAACTACTATGCAGGAGATATCATTCCAGGTGAAGAATTACCTATTAAGTTCACTGCCATGTCACCTTGCTTCCGTTCAGAAGCGGGGTCTGCAGGCCGAGATACCCGGGGCTTGATTCGTCTCCACCAATTCCACAAGGTTGAAATGGTCAAATTTGCTAAACCCGACCAATCCTTCGATGAACTCGAAAGCATGACCCAAAATGCGGAAAATATTTTAGAGATGCTGAAATTACCTTACCGTCGCATTGTTCTCTGTACCGGTGACATGGGCTTCTCAGCTTCTAAGACTTATGACATCGAAGTTTGGATCCCAGCCCAAGATACCTACCGGGAAATTTCATCATGCTCAAACTGCGTAGACTTCCAAGCACGCCGGGCTAAGATCCGCTACCGCGATGAGAACGGTAAACCACAACTCGCCCATACCTTGAACGGTTCAGGTTTGGCTGTCGGTCGGACCGTAGCAGCAGTCCTTGAAAACTATCAAAATGCGGATGGCTCAGTGACCATCCCAGAAGTACTCGTTCCTTACATGGGTGGCGTAACGAAAATTACTAAAGAGAATGCTTTAGGTTAG
- a CDS encoding thioredoxin domain-containing protein has protein sequence MNTADINPKGIGTELGLKLGCDDAPIKSIEFINYRCPFARKFFQSNSYLLDEWVAAGKLQRIIKSYDRDKHELSKANILHQYIDYDRPEEAYQMIHYFYANQDVWGEMDHDGVKDWVENVVGLERQDNEDIAQAIRQEGEGNGVRFVPTVFLAGHILDEHEDYFTIRKWLQEALEDQALKNSFDPSALSDANGFVLGSDQAEKTVYQFIDLYEPESAAYVKEAFPILRQAVESGQIRLVTKIFSLRHGGGYKGEVMQRFIDYQDSDKALDQVEEILSRRPEWEASDFEGVFKFAEEELGYSYQGNQEALKAAHKEGQAVGVEASPAVFIDGRGFQADQALAGVQDKL, from the coding sequence ATGAATACTGCAGATATTAATCCTAAGGGGATCGGTACGGAGCTCGGTTTGAAATTGGGCTGCGATGATGCCCCCATCAAATCGATTGAGTTCATTAATTACCGCTGTCCTTTTGCCCGGAAGTTCTTCCAGAGTAATTCCTACTTGCTGGATGAGTGGGTGGCAGCGGGTAAGTTGCAGCGGATTATCAAGTCTTACGACCGCGACAAGCATGAGCTCTCCAAGGCCAATATCCTCCACCAATACATTGACTACGACCGACCAGAGGAAGCTTATCAGATGATCCATTATTTCTATGCCAACCAGGATGTCTGGGGTGAGATGGACCATGATGGCGTTAAGGACTGGGTGGAGAATGTCGTTGGTCTGGAACGCCAAGATAATGAAGACATTGCCCAAGCCATCCGCCAAGAAGGGGAAGGCAATGGGGTGCGTTTCGTGCCAACCGTTTTCCTGGCTGGCCACATCTTAGATGAGCACGAAGACTACTTCACCATTCGCAAGTGGTTGCAAGAAGCCCTTGAAGACCAAGCACTAAAAAATTCCTTTGATCCTTCTGCCCTCAGCGACGCTAATGGCTTTGTCCTCGGTTCGGACCAGGCAGAAAAGACGGTCTACCAATTCATCGATCTCTACGAGCCGGAATCTGCGGCCTATGTTAAGGAAGCTTTCCCGATCTTACGCCAAGCGGTAGAATCCGGACAAATCCGCCTAGTGACCAAGATCTTTAGCCTGCGTCACGGTGGCGGCTACAAGGGTGAAGTGATGCAGCGTTTTATTGATTACCAAGATTCGGACAAGGCCCTAGACCAAGTCGAAGAGATTCTCAGTCGACGTCCAGAATGGGAGGCCTCTGACTTCGAAGGCGTTTTTAAGTTCGCCGAAGAAGAACTAGGCTACAGTTACCAAGGCAATCAAGAAGCCCTCAAGGCAGCCCATAAAGAAGGCCAAGCAGTCGGTGTTGAAGCCAGTCCTGCTGTCTTTATCGATGGTCGAGGCTTCCAAGCTGACCAAGCCCTAGCAGGCGTCCAAGATAAGCTATAA
- a CDS encoding sensor histidine kinase codes for MYHSKRSKYRVFLEVCFEAVVWTAILLLGYFGIMFVLIFAYDYYYVQIMQQNPFSIILQPYFQQNFFLGFTLCYVVIGLGAVAWRIYRRYRTVQLGYILDELHFISQGNYDHRISSKHLDSMKPVVSSINRLVDSTVEAMEEERRIEQSKDELIVNMSHDIRTPLTSVIGYLGLLESGHYNDEEEMKHYAHIAYTKSLQLQRMVNDLFEYTKISQVNIQLNVMPINVVRMLQQMLVEFEMEAEQAGRELRLDVPEDQEIIVDVDPEQLARVFSNLLTNAFKYGGDGDYVRVAVSQDAKETTFVVENDGDQIPEEALDRLFQRFYRVDSSRSQEKSGSGLGLAIAEGVVFHHHGKIWAESDSHSTRFIFKIPNHYQEERLNG; via the coding sequence ATGTACCATTCCAAACGAAGTAAATACCGCGTCTTCCTCGAAGTTTGTTTTGAGGCGGTGGTTTGGACAGCCATTCTTTTGCTGGGATATTTTGGCATTATGTTCGTTTTGATCTTTGCCTACGATTATTACTATGTCCAGATTATGCAGCAAAATCCCTTCTCCATTATTCTCCAACCCTATTTCCAACAAAACTTCTTTCTGGGCTTCACCCTCTGCTATGTGGTGATTGGCCTGGGAGCGGTGGCTTGGCGGATCTACCGGCGCTATCGGACGGTCCAATTAGGTTATATCTTGGACGAGCTGCATTTTATTTCTCAGGGAAACTATGACCACCGGATTTCCAGCAAGCACTTGGATTCGATGAAGCCGGTGGTGTCCTCGATTAACCGCTTGGTGGATAGCACGGTTGAGGCCATGGAGGAGGAGCGCCGGATTGAACAGTCCAAGGATGAGTTGATTGTCAACATGTCCCATGATATCCGGACCCCGCTGACCTCGGTGATCGGCTACTTGGGTCTCTTGGAGAGCGGCCACTATAACGATGAGGAAGAAATGAAGCACTATGCCCATATTGCTTATACCAAGTCCTTGCAATTGCAGCGGATGGTGAATGACCTCTTTGAATATACGAAGATTAGCCAGGTCAATATCCAGCTCAATGTCATGCCCATCAATGTGGTGCGGATGCTCCAACAGATGCTGGTTGAATTTGAGATGGAGGCGGAACAAGCTGGTCGCGAGCTCCGCTTGGATGTCCCAGAAGACCAGGAAATCATTGTCGATGTGGATCCAGAGCAGCTGGCCCGGGTTTTCTCTAACCTACTGACCAATGCCTTTAAATATGGTGGCGACGGTGACTATGTCCGTGTGGCGGTCAGCCAGGATGCTAAAGAGACCACTTTTGTCGTCGAAAATGATGGCGACCAGATTCCAGAAGAGGCCTTAGACCGGCTCTTCCAACGTTTTTACAGGGTGGATAGTTCACGGTCGCAAGAAAAATCCGGCTCTGGGCTAGGTTTGGCCATTGCAGAAGGGGTTGTCTTCCACCACCACGGCAAGATATGGGCTGAATCTGATAGCCATAGCACACGTTTTATTTTTAAAATTCCGAATCATTACCAGGAAGAGAGGTTGAATGGATGA
- the ychF gene encoding redox-regulated ATPase YchF, translating to MALTAGIVGLPNVGKSTLFNAITKSQVEAANYPFATIDPNVGVVEVPDDRLWKITEVVDPKKTVPTTFEFTDIAGIVKGASKGEGLGNKFLANIREVDAICHVVRCFDDENITHVSGGIDPKDDIETINLELVLADLESVSKRYEKAAKMAKSKQHEAVVEANVLGRIKEALEAGTPARALDFNEEEMGFVKQLFLLTMKPVLYVANVEEEDAASGDNEHVQAVREIADAEGAQVVVVCAKLEEDLATMEEDDRAMFLEDLGMEQSGLDVLIQRSYTLLGLATYFTAGEQEVRAWTFKKGMKAPQAAGIIHSDFERGFIRAETVHYDDLMTYGSMQACKEHGKYRSEGKDYVVQDGDIMLFRFNV from the coding sequence ATGGCTTTAACAGCAGGAATTGTCGGCTTGCCTAATGTGGGTAAGTCAACCTTATTTAACGCAATTACTAAGTCGCAGGTGGAGGCAGCCAACTATCCATTTGCGACGATTGACCCTAATGTGGGCGTGGTGGAAGTCCCTGACGACCGCCTCTGGAAGATTACCGAAGTGGTGGACCCTAAGAAGACGGTCCCTACGACCTTTGAATTTACCGATATTGCGGGGATTGTGAAGGGTGCCTCCAAGGGGGAAGGCCTGGGAAATAAGTTCCTGGCCAATATCCGTGAAGTGGACGCTATCTGCCACGTAGTCCGCTGTTTCGACGATGAAAATATTACCCACGTGAGCGGTGGTATCGATCCTAAAGACGATATCGAAACCATCAACCTGGAACTGGTCCTCGCCGACTTAGAAAGCGTCAGCAAGCGCTATGAAAAAGCAGCTAAAATGGCTAAGTCCAAGCAGCATGAAGCCGTTGTCGAAGCCAATGTCTTGGGCCGGATTAAGGAAGCCCTGGAAGCCGGCACGCCTGCCCGGGCCTTAGACTTCAACGAAGAAGAGATGGGCTTTGTTAAACAGCTCTTCCTTTTGACCATGAAACCCGTCCTCTATGTCGCCAATGTGGAAGAAGAGGATGCCGCATCTGGCGACAACGAACACGTCCAAGCAGTTCGTGAAATTGCCGATGCCGAAGGGGCCCAAGTGGTTGTTGTCTGCGCCAAATTGGAAGAAGACCTGGCAACCATGGAAGAAGACGACCGGGCCATGTTCCTGGAAGATCTCGGCATGGAACAATCTGGTTTGGATGTCTTGATCCAGCGGTCCTACACCCTGCTTGGCCTGGCCACTTACTTTACCGCAGGGGAACAAGAAGTTCGCGCTTGGACCTTCAAGAAGGGCATGAAGGCCCCTCAAGCTGCTGGGATCATCCACTCCGACTTCGAGCGTGGCTTCATCCGGGCAGAAACCGTCCACTACGATGATTTAATGACTTACGGCAGCATGCAGGCTTGCAAGGAGCACGGCAAGTACCGGTCGGAAGGTAAGGATTATGTCGTTCAAGATGGCGACATCATGCTCTTCCGCTTCAATGTTTAG
- a CDS encoding response regulator transcription factor → MKLLIVDDDKDIVELLTIYSKNEGYQVVQAFDGDDALKQMVDNPDIDLMILDIMMPGKDGLTLLKELRGRNVEIPILLLSAKSSDMDKISGLTTGADDYVTKPFNALEVMARVKSLLRRANLSDENNTDTIEIGPLTIHKNSHEVKTIDGKEIQLTALEFGILYLLASHPNEVFSADEIFERVWQQDSVVSAKTVMVHVSHLRDKIGKATNGDKVISTVWGVGYRIVDPTADQA, encoded by the coding sequence ATGAAGTTATTAATTGTAGATGATGATAAGGATATTGTTGAGTTATTGACGATTTATTCTAAGAATGAGGGTTACCAGGTGGTTCAGGCCTTTGATGGGGATGACGCCCTCAAGCAGATGGTGGATAATCCAGATATTGACTTGATGATCTTGGATATTATGATGCCGGGTAAGGATGGTTTGACCCTCTTGAAGGAGCTCCGGGGGCGGAATGTTGAGATTCCAATCCTCTTGTTGTCGGCTAAGTCCAGCGATATGGACAAGATTTCTGGCTTGACGACGGGGGCGGATGACTATGTGACCAAGCCCTTCAATGCCCTAGAAGTCATGGCCCGGGTGAAGTCCCTCTTGCGTCGGGCTAACTTGTCGGATGAGAATAATACCGATACGATTGAGATTGGGCCTTTGACGATTCATAAGAATTCCCATGAGGTGAAGACCATCGATGGGAAGGAGATCCAGCTCACAGCTTTAGAATTTGGGATCCTTTATCTCTTAGCTAGTCACCCGAATGAAGTCTTCAGTGCAGATGAGATTTTTGAGCGGGTTTGGCAGCAGGATTCGGTGGTGTCAGCCAAGACGGTTATGGTCCATGTCAGCCACTTGCGCGACAAGATCGGCAAGGCAACCAATGGTGATAAGGTTATCTCAACGGTTTGGGGTGTGGGCTACCGGATTGTTGATCCGACAGCTGACCAGGCCTAG
- the guaB gene encoding IMP dehydrogenase translates to MSNWENKFVKEGITFDDVLLVPAESDVLPDEADLGIQLSDHLKLNVPILSASMDTVTEADMAIAMARSGGLGIIHKNMTIDQQAEEVRKVKRSESGVITNPFYLFPDNQVQEAEDLMARYHISGVPIVKDESSRELLGIITNRDIRFVRDLSEPIHEYMTTEEMVTAPSNTSLEEAEALLQKYRIEKLPLIDDQGRLTGLITFKDIQNVTDYPNAAKDAKGRLICGAAVGVTSDTFERAKALVEAGVDAIVIDTAHGHSKGVLRKVKEIRDHFSDVTLIAGNVATAEGTRALFETGVDIVKVGIGPGSICTTRVVAGVGVPQLTAIYDAAEVANEYGKTIIADGGIKYSGDIVKALAAGGHAVMLGSMLAGTDESPGEIEIYQGRRFKTYRGMGSLGAMKKGSADRYFQGEVNEANKLVPEGIEGRVSYKGSVVDIIFQMVGGIRSGMGYCGAHNIEDLRQNAQFVRMSAAGLIESHPHDIQITKEAPNYSRG, encoded by the coding sequence ATGTCGAACTGGGAAAATAAATTTGTAAAAGAAGGAATTACCTTCGATGATGTCTTACTCGTGCCTGCTGAAAGTGATGTCCTGCCTGATGAGGCGGATTTAGGGATCCAGCTATCTGACCACTTGAAGTTGAATGTGCCGATCTTATCAGCCTCTATGGATACGGTAACCGAAGCGGATATGGCCATTGCTATGGCGCGTTCTGGCGGTCTAGGTATTATTCATAAGAATATGACCATCGACCAGCAAGCAGAGGAAGTTCGCAAGGTGAAACGTTCGGAAAGTGGCGTCATTACCAATCCTTTCTACCTCTTCCCAGACAACCAGGTCCAAGAGGCAGAGGACTTGATGGCCCGCTACCATATCAGCGGGGTGCCTATCGTCAAGGATGAAAGCTCGCGTGAATTATTAGGGATCATTACCAACCGCGATATCCGCTTCGTCCGCGACCTGTCCGAACCGATCCACGAATACATGACCACTGAAGAAATGGTGACCGCTCCTTCGAATACGAGTCTGGAAGAAGCCGAAGCTCTCTTACAGAAATACCGCATCGAAAAACTCCCCTTGATCGATGACCAAGGCCGTTTGACGGGTTTAATTACCTTCAAAGACATTCAAAACGTTACCGACTATCCGAATGCCGCTAAAGATGCCAAGGGGCGTTTGATCTGCGGGGCCGCTGTCGGAGTGACCTCAGATACCTTTGAACGCGCCAAGGCCTTGGTTGAGGCAGGGGTGGATGCCATTGTGATCGATACCGCTCACGGTCACTCTAAGGGGGTCCTCCGCAAGGTCAAAGAAATCCGCGACCACTTCTCAGACGTTACCTTGATTGCTGGGAACGTTGCGACTGCTGAAGGCACCCGGGCCCTTTTCGAAACGGGTGTAGATATTGTTAAAGTTGGCATTGGCCCAGGATCGATCTGTACCACCCGGGTAGTTGCTGGGGTCGGCGTGCCACAACTGACAGCGATTTACGATGCTGCTGAAGTAGCCAATGAATACGGCAAGACCATCATTGCCGATGGGGGGATTAAGTATTCAGGGGACATTGTCAAAGCCCTGGCTGCAGGTGGCCATGCCGTGATGTTAGGGTCCATGCTAGCAGGAACGGATGAATCCCCAGGCGAGATTGAAATCTACCAAGGCCGCCGCTTCAAGACCTACCGTGGCATGGGCAGTCTAGGTGCCATGAAGAAGGGTTCGGCAGACCGCTACTTCCAAGGTGAAGTCAATGAAGCCAACAAGCTAGTTCCAGAAGGTATCGAAGGCCGGGTCAGCTACAAGGGCTCAGTCGTTGATATTATCTTCCAAATGGTCGGTGGTATCCGCTCAGGCATGGGCTACTGCGGGGCACACAATATTGAAGACCTCCGCCAAAACGCTCAATTTGTCCGCATGTCAGCCGCTGGTCTGATTGAATCCCACCCACACGACATTCAAATTACCAAGGAAGCACCAAACTACTCTCGGGGTTAA
- a CDS encoding type 1 glutamine amidotransferase domain-containing protein, giving the protein MAKIAAIITDLFEDSEFTSPKEALEAAGHGVVTVGLEAGQTVTGKSEDTEVEVAVGIDGAKGEDYDALLIPGGYSPDKLRGDERVLDFVRHFAFKRKPIFSICHAPQLLVNADVLKGKSITAVKQVAVDVKNAGANFFDEEVVIDPSGIISSRTPADLEAFNKAIVDALK; this is encoded by the coding sequence ATGGCAAAAATTGCAGCAATTATCACAGACCTATTCGAAGATTCAGAGTTTACATCACCTAAGGAAGCCCTCGAGGCAGCTGGTCATGGAGTAGTGACCGTGGGGCTCGAAGCTGGCCAAACCGTTACAGGTAAAAGTGAAGATACAGAAGTCGAAGTCGCTGTTGGCATTGACGGAGCCAAGGGTGAAGACTATGATGCCTTGCTCATCCCTGGTGGCTATTCTCCTGATAAATTGCGGGGCGATGAACGCGTGCTCGACTTTGTGCGTCATTTTGCTTTCAAACGCAAACCGATTTTCTCTATCTGCCACGCCCCTCAACTACTCGTCAACGCTGATGTTCTGAAGGGCAAGTCCATTACGGCTGTTAAACAAGTCGCTGTCGATGTGAAAAATGCGGGCGCCAACTTCTTTGATGAAGAAGTTGTCATTGATCCATCCGGTATTATCTCCAGTCGGACCCCAGCAGACTTAGAGGCTTTCAATAAAGCGATTGTCGATGCTTTGAAATAG
- a CDS encoding serine hydrolase has protein sequence MNLGKKLKVFKVGLVLSLLWTVLTPSLVLAEDQGTSLDDFSSQLAAQLNLEVDQAAAMDQATGQALFRYQDDNLHGIASLTKLLSLYVVYDAIKAGQLDFDTKIPVSEGVAELSRLPNLSNVPLDASTDYYTAGDLIDATLIYSANSAIVALAQYVAGDEATFVEQMGDKLESLGITDYQLYTASGLDGKYQTTNGDQYTSQDENQMRGIDLLRMTQHLLKDYPDILKRSAVSVKDFQVNPETTFRMVNFNEFLPGLAYGREDVLGLKTGTEDLAGACILIVSRINDRPVLLLTLGASDNEARYRETNKLLNGLQDNLAWTLVHQKGEVFASRDHVDVYQGRQDQVDLLYQDNSAAFLPQGIDWGQEKVESYSDNWRYTPQGTLQVKAPLDPSQAVNQVTIHLPFLKDVEGQDMALTNAIVPSEEVESLSPIVRVTRRMSQLIESLVDQVEDWLDTQIAKTN, from the coding sequence ATGAATCTTGGAAAGAAGCTGAAAGTATTCAAAGTTGGTCTCGTATTGAGCTTGTTGTGGACGGTCTTGACGCCTAGTCTGGTACTGGCTGAGGACCAGGGAACAAGTTTGGATGATTTTTCGAGCCAACTCGCAGCCCAATTGAACTTAGAAGTTGACCAAGCAGCAGCCATGGACCAAGCGACTGGCCAGGCCCTCTTCCGCTACCAGGATGATAACTTGCACGGGATTGCTTCCTTGACCAAGTTGCTGAGCTTGTATGTGGTTTACGATGCCATCAAGGCTGGTCAATTAGATTTCGATACCAAGATTCCCGTCTCTGAAGGGGTGGCTGAACTCTCCCGCCTCCCCAACTTATCTAATGTCCCTCTGGATGCGTCAACGGACTATTACACTGCCGGCGACCTGATCGATGCCACCTTGATTTATTCAGCTAATTCAGCCATTGTGGCCCTGGCCCAATATGTGGCAGGGGACGAGGCGACTTTTGTGGAACAGATGGGCGATAAGTTGGAGTCCTTGGGGATTACAGACTATCAGCTCTATACGGCCTCGGGACTTGATGGCAAGTACCAGACCACTAATGGTGACCAGTACACCAGCCAGGATGAAAACCAGATGCGGGGGATTGACCTCTTGCGGATGACCCAGCACTTATTGAAAGACTATCCCGATATTCTCAAACGCTCGGCCGTTTCCGTTAAGGACTTCCAAGTTAACCCAGAGACGACTTTTCGAATGGTGAACTTCAATGAGTTTCTCCCGGGACTGGCTTATGGACGCGAAGATGTCTTGGGCTTGAAGACTGGGACGGAAGACTTGGCTGGAGCTTGCATCCTGATTGTTAGCCGGATCAACGACCGTCCAGTCTTGCTTTTGACCCTGGGAGCGAGCGATAATGAGGCCCGCTACCGGGAAACTAACAAGTTATTGAACGGTCTGCAGGACAATCTAGCTTGGACCCTCGTCCACCAAAAAGGGGAAGTCTTCGCTAGCCGGGACCATGTGGATGTCTACCAAGGCCGCCAAGACCAGGTGGATCTGCTCTACCAGGATAATTCAGCTGCCTTCTTGCCTCAAGGAATCGATTGGGGCCAAGAAAAGGTGGAATCTTATAGCGATAATTGGCGGTATACCCCCCAAGGGACCCTGCAAGTGAAGGCTCCGCTCGATCCTAGCCAGGCCGTTAACCAGGTGACCATCCACCTGCCCTTCCTTAAAGATGTGGAGGGCCAGGATATGGCCTTGACCAATGCCATTGTGCCGAGTGAAGAAGTGGAAAGTCTGAGCCCCATTGTCCGGGTGACCCGGCGCATGTCCCAGTTGATTGAATCCCTGGTGGACCAGGTGGAAGACTGGCTCGATACGCAAATTGCAAAGACAAATTGA
- a CDS encoding DUF1129 domain-containing protein, whose product MTQDQAVKDQEVSLADLQEENQKLYPELTKRNQDFIFQFNKEMKAQGAEEAAIRHENTMIKEMLDKQGQGITANHLYGTPTQYAQQVLYGPSEVEVKPATFQQIWLDSSLFIGGMFAALAGIGALSSNQANNNQSFGVISLIINFVLGGLAMAILTYYQQNMDRDAKHPILRYIGVGAAVVIIWIGVVSLSTALIPANINIVLPSFLYFAIAVIAFVGRWWYKKTYNIQTNTMF is encoded by the coding sequence ATGACACAAGACCAAGCTGTTAAAGACCAGGAAGTGAGCCTGGCTGACCTCCAAGAAGAAAACCAGAAACTCTATCCCGAACTGACCAAGCGCAACCAAGACTTCATCTTCCAATTCAATAAGGAAATGAAGGCCCAGGGCGCTGAAGAAGCTGCCATCCGCCACGAAAACACTATGATTAAAGAAATGTTGGACAAGCAGGGCCAGGGCATCACGGCCAACCATCTCTACGGCACGCCGACCCAATATGCCCAGCAAGTCCTCTACGGTCCTAGTGAAGTCGAAGTGAAGCCTGCGACCTTCCAACAAATCTGGTTGGACAGCTCCCTATTTATCGGGGGCATGTTCGCGGCCTTGGCAGGGATTGGCGCCCTCAGCAGTAACCAGGCCAACAATAACCAATCTTTCGGTGTGATTTCTTTAATCATTAACTTCGTCCTCGGTGGCCTAGCCATGGCGATCCTGACCTACTACCAACAAAACATGGACCGGGACGCCAAGCACCCCATCCTCCGCTACATCGGCGTCGGAGCCGCCGTGGTCATCATCTGGATCGGCGTCGTCAGCCTCAGCACCGCCCTCATCCCAGCCAACATCAACATCGTCCTCCCCTCCTTCCTCTACTTCGCCATTGCCGTCATCGCCTTCGTCGGCAGATGGTGGTATAAGAAAACCTATAACATCCAGACAAACACAATGTTTTAA